A window from Rhizosphaericola mali encodes these proteins:
- the trpC gene encoding indole-3-glycerol phosphate synthase TrpC has translation MNILDKIVAEKVQEVALHKAAKSIDDLTKMELFERKTFSLKEAILNGDNSKIIAEYKRQSPSKGIINGSAKVEEVTKAYTENGAACLSVLTDYPFFGGTMEDLGKARFNQIPILRKDFMVDSYQVYEAKAIGADVILLIAACLTPQKVKELTNVAHDLGLEVLLELYTEDELDCYYDEVDLVGVNNRNLKTFEVNIENSIRLLNKLPKEKPGIAESGIDNPQVVMELKNAGFKGFLMGEHFMKTNNPGQAFVNYVNELKSLENAH, from the coding sequence ATGAATATTTTAGATAAGATAGTTGCAGAAAAAGTTCAAGAGGTTGCATTACATAAAGCAGCAAAGTCGATCGATGATTTGACTAAAATGGAATTATTTGAAAGAAAAACATTTTCTCTAAAAGAGGCTATTTTGAATGGTGATAATTCCAAAATTATTGCAGAATACAAACGTCAATCTCCATCTAAAGGAATAATTAATGGAAGCGCAAAAGTCGAAGAGGTAACAAAAGCATATACTGAAAATGGTGCGGCTTGTTTGTCCGTTTTGACTGATTATCCATTTTTTGGTGGTACGATGGAAGATTTGGGCAAAGCCCGATTTAATCAAATTCCTATTTTGCGAAAGGATTTTATGGTCGATTCATATCAAGTGTACGAAGCAAAAGCAATTGGCGCAGATGTGATTTTACTAATTGCAGCTTGTTTGACTCCACAAAAAGTAAAAGAATTGACCAATGTGGCACATGATTTAGGTTTAGAGGTTTTGTTGGAATTGTATACGGAAGATGAGTTGGATTGTTATTACGACGAAGTTGATTTGGTTGGTGTAAATAATAGAAATCTGAAAACATTTGAAGTAAATATTGAGAATTCTATTCGTCTTTTGAATAAATTACCGAAAGAAAAACCTGGAATTGCAGAAAGCGGTATTGATAATCCGCAAGTTGTAATGGAATTAAAAAATGCAGGTTTTAAAGGATTTTTGATGGGAGAGCATTTTATGAAAACCAACAATCCTGGACAGGCATTTGTTAATTATGTAAATGAATTAAAAAGCTTGGAAAATGCGCATTAA
- a CDS encoding serine hydrolase has protein sequence MKLFLRNNQFSGLCLLFSVTMIHAQKKVDRKLEKKLAPLIQNFHGTSGIYVENLKTGKFVAINADTIFPTASIVKVPILTTVYQKILDGKLTYNQKLIYKDSLKYGGSGFAQFFKDSTPMDIATAAALMIDYSDNTTSLWLQSLVGGSDTINAVLDKLGLKDTRDNSRANREANRKIYGWGQTTPREMATLLKDIYLKKILNPAACESMYRTMSHVYYDNFALSQIPPFIQTASKQGMVDESRSELVMVNAPHGDYVFYIATKNNQDQSWQSNNEAWQLARAISKLLWHYFEPKSNWQPPVGADIYLGK, from the coding sequence ATGAAACTATTCTTGAGAAATAATCAATTTTCAGGCTTGTGTTTACTTTTTTCTGTAACAATGATTCATGCACAGAAAAAAGTAGATAGAAAATTAGAGAAAAAATTAGCACCCCTTATTCAAAATTTTCATGGAACCTCTGGCATTTATGTTGAAAATCTAAAAACGGGAAAATTTGTAGCCATCAATGCTGATACGATTTTTCCAACGGCAAGTATTGTAAAAGTTCCCATACTTACAACAGTTTACCAAAAAATTTTAGACGGAAAATTAACTTATAATCAAAAGCTTATTTATAAGGATTCTTTGAAATATGGAGGTTCTGGTTTTGCTCAATTTTTCAAAGATAGTACACCAATGGATATAGCGACAGCGGCGGCTTTGATGATTGATTATAGCGATAATACAACTTCCCTTTGGTTACAATCATTGGTTGGTGGCTCTGATACGATTAATGCGGTTTTGGATAAATTAGGTTTGAAAGATACGCGTGATAATTCTCGGGCCAATCGGGAAGCGAATCGCAAAATCTATGGTTGGGGGCAAACTACGCCACGCGAAATGGCAACTTTACTCAAAGATATTTACCTAAAAAAAATATTGAATCCAGCAGCGTGTGAAAGCATGTATCGCACGATGTCGCATGTTTATTATGATAATTTCGCACTTTCGCAAATACCTCCATTTATACAAACCGCATCCAAACAAGGTATGGTAGATGAGTCTCGATCGGAATTGGTGATGGTCAATGCACCACATGGAGATTATGTATTTTACATTGCTACGAAAAATAATCAAGATCAAAGCTGGCAATCCAATAATGAAGCTTGGCAATTGGCTCGTGCTATTTCCAAATTATTGTGGCATTATTTCGAACCAAAATCTAATTGGCAACCACCTGTTGGTGCTGATATTTATTTAGGAAAATAA
- a CDS encoding GNAT family N-acetyltransferase yields MENIRLQDAAEEDFELLYQIKTRSILPYVDQIWGWEEAVQKEFLRNETPISEVQLIFFEEKAVGFVQLKIKENEVFIGSLFIMDDFQGLGIGSYILDKLIAEYFIVRLEVLKINHRATKLYQSKGLKIVGENELKYFMQIN; encoded by the coding sequence ATGGAAAATATTCGTTTGCAAGATGCTGCAGAGGAGGATTTCGAGCTTTTATATCAAATAAAAACAAGATCGATCCTGCCCTATGTAGACCAAATTTGGGGCTGGGAGGAAGCCGTACAAAAAGAGTTTCTACGAAATGAAACGCCAATTTCGGAAGTTCAATTGATATTTTTCGAAGAAAAAGCTGTCGGTTTTGTACAATTGAAAATAAAAGAAAACGAAGTTTTTATTGGAAGTTTGTTTATTATGGACGATTTTCAAGGTTTGGGAATTGGTTCGTATATATTGGATAAATTAATCGCAGAATATTTCATTGTTAGATTGGAAGTCTTGAAGATCAATCACAGAGCGACAAAATTGTATCAGTCAAAAGGATTGAAAATTGTCGGAGAAAATGAATTGAAATATTTTATGCAAATAAATTGA
- a CDS encoding prolipoprotein diacylglyceryl transferase, with amino-acid sequence MYPNLYYVFKELFHIDLPALKVINTFGFFVAIAFLICAALIVKELKRRQALGIFTYEDKKVTIGEPATTTELVLNFVLGFAMGYKILGVFVTKGALNNPQEFLFSGQGNFIAGIAVGALFAFLKWQEKNKVKLAKPETRTIRIWPSDRVGDIIMIAAGGGFVGAKIFDNLENWNRFIQDPIGNLLSPSGLTYYGGLIVASLSLWYYFRKHNMRFIDVADALAPILMLSYGLGRIGCQVAGDGDWGIVNTKPKPFSWMPDWFWSYDYAHNVNKEGVPLPNCTWDDYCTHLPQGVFPTPLYEIIVSVILFFFLWSVRKKITTPGKLFGLYLFVNGWERLLIEQIRVNTKYDIFGFHPTQAEIIATVLIVGGALLFFKAKDWIKPTTNHLAKN; translated from the coding sequence ATGTATCCTAATCTATATTACGTATTTAAAGAATTATTTCACATTGATTTACCTGCGTTGAAGGTGATCAATACATTTGGTTTTTTCGTTGCGATTGCATTTCTTATTTGCGCAGCGTTAATCGTCAAAGAGTTAAAAAGAAGACAAGCGTTAGGAATATTTACCTATGAAGATAAAAAAGTAACGATAGGCGAACCTGCAACAACAACCGAATTGGTGTTAAATTTCGTATTGGGATTTGCAATGGGATATAAAATTTTGGGTGTTTTTGTAACGAAAGGCGCACTCAATAATCCACAAGAATTTTTATTTTCCGGCCAAGGAAATTTCATTGCAGGTATTGCAGTAGGTGCTCTTTTTGCTTTTTTGAAATGGCAAGAAAAGAACAAAGTCAAATTGGCTAAACCCGAAACTCGAACAATTCGCATCTGGCCGAGTGATAGAGTGGGAGACATAATTATGATTGCTGCCGGAGGAGGTTTCGTCGGTGCGAAGATTTTTGACAATTTGGAAAATTGGAATCGATTTATTCAAGATCCGATTGGTAATTTGTTGTCGCCAAGTGGTTTGACATATTACGGTGGCTTGATTGTCGCGTCACTCTCTCTTTGGTATTATTTTCGAAAACATAATATGCGTTTTATTGATGTTGCGGATGCGCTAGCACCTATTTTGATGTTGTCTTATGGTTTGGGTAGGATTGGTTGTCAAGTAGCTGGAGACGGAGATTGGGGCATTGTAAATACAAAACCTAAACCATTTAGTTGGATGCCAGATTGGTTTTGGAGTTATGACTATGCACATAATGTAAATAAGGAAGGTGTGCCTTTGCCCAATTGTACTTGGGATGATTATTGCACACATTTACCACAAGGTGTTTTCCCAACTCCTTTATATGAAATCATTGTTTCTGTGATCTTATTTTTCTTTCTATGGTCGGTTCGCAAAAAAATTACAACTCCAGGTAAATTATTTGGATTGTATTTGTTCGTCAACGGTTGGGAAAGATTATTGATTGAACAAATTCGTGTAAATACTAAATATGATATTTTCGGATTTCATCCAACGCAAGCAGAAATCATTGCAACCGTTTTGATAGTTGGAGGTGCTTTATTGTTCTTTAAAGCGAAAGATTGGATCAAACCGACAACCAATCATCTCGCTAAAAACTAA
- a CDS encoding anthranilate synthase component I family protein: protein MTRIETNCTKMLFDVQTPVAIYLRLRDQFRDTVLLEGADYQSAEDAFSLIGINAIGGVEVTDDDTIELKYPLKKTQKIKISDAQKVTDILWNYMKGYEVTTSEDDFVRRAQGLFGYATYNAVHFFDTIQLKSYNKEPEREIPLMRYRLYQYVLVINHFKSEMYLCENVISRLESNLEKVQALVEGRDIPQYKFRLNGGEIPNVTDADYIEMVKKGIQSCKRGDVFQIVPSRRYAQKFEGDDFNVYRTLRSVNPSPYMFYFDYGNYKLFGSSPESQLLIQDQTAIVHPIAGTYKRTGNLLEDKKLGELLQNDPKEKAEHTMLVDLARNDLSRNCTDVKVNYFKEVHHFSHVLHLVSEVAGSLEKDTNPFKVLANNFPAGTLSGAPKFKAMQLIDEIEGNSRSYYAGTIGFVGFNGNFKHAIMIRSILSKSNTLYYQAGAGVVAKSIPENELQEVNNKLGALKLAIQKAEQV, encoded by the coding sequence ATGACAAGGATTGAAACAAACTGTACAAAAATGCTTTTTGATGTACAGACTCCGGTGGCTATTTATTTACGATTGAGAGATCAATTTCGCGACACCGTTTTATTGGAAGGTGCGGATTATCAATCTGCTGAGGACGCATTTTCACTTATTGGGATCAATGCGATCGGAGGTGTGGAAGTGACGGATGACGATACAATTGAGTTGAAATATCCGTTGAAAAAAACACAGAAAATCAAAATTTCAGATGCGCAAAAAGTTACGGATATTCTTTGGAATTATATGAAAGGTTACGAGGTGACGACTTCCGAAGATGATTTTGTACGTCGTGCACAGGGTTTATTTGGATATGCGACTTATAATGCCGTTCATTTTTTTGATACCATTCAACTAAAATCTTATAACAAAGAACCTGAAAGAGAGATTCCATTGATGCGCTATCGTTTGTATCAATATGTATTGGTAATCAATCATTTCAAGTCTGAAATGTATTTATGTGAAAACGTAATTAGCAGATTGGAAAGTAATTTGGAGAAAGTACAAGCTTTGGTAGAAGGTCGCGATATTCCACAATATAAATTTCGTTTAAATGGTGGAGAAATTCCCAATGTAACGGATGCAGATTATATCGAAATGGTAAAAAAAGGCATTCAGAGTTGCAAGCGTGGTGATGTATTTCAGATCGTTCCAAGCCGTAGATATGCACAGAAATTTGAAGGAGATGATTTTAATGTTTACCGCACTTTGCGTAGCGTCAATCCTTCTCCATATATGTTTTATTTTGACTACGGAAATTACAAATTATTCGGTTCGAGTCCAGAATCTCAATTACTTATTCAAGATCAAACAGCCATTGTTCATCCGATTGCTGGAACTTATAAAAGAACGGGCAATTTGTTGGAAGACAAGAAATTAGGCGAATTATTACAAAATGATCCCAAAGAAAAAGCCGAACATACGATGTTGGTTGATTTGGCTAGAAATGATTTGAGTAGAAACTGTACAGATGTAAAAGTCAATTATTTCAAAGAAGTGCATCATTTTTCTCATGTTTTGCATTTGGTGAGTGAGGTTGCGGGTTCTTTGGAAAAAGATACGAATCCATTCAAAGTTTTGGCAAATAATTTTCCTGCTGGAACCTTGAGTGGCGCTCCTAAATTCAAAGCGATGCAATTAATCGATGAAATTGAAGGGAATTCCAGAAGTTATTATGCCGGCACGATTGGATTTGTGGGTTTCAATGGTAATTTCAAACACGCGATTATGATTCGCTCTATTTTGAGTAAATCCAATACATTGTATTATCAAGCGGGCGCTGGCGTTGTGGCAAAATCGATTCCCGAAAATGAATTGCAAGAGGTAAATAACAAATTAGGCGCATTGAAATTAGCGATTCAAAAAGCGGAGCAAGTTTAA
- a CDS encoding anthranilate synthase component II codes for MKILVFDNYDSFTYNLVQLIERIIGEKVDVFRNDKISLDEVEKYDKIVLSPGPGIPEEAGLLLPLIKRFAPTKSILGVCLGEQAIGEAFGAKLTNLSEVFHGIATDIQKTEVKAPLFEGLPDTFEVGRYHSWVVDNENFPESLEVTTRDAEGFIMGLQHKTYDVQGVQFHPESILTPVGEKILRNWLDK; via the coding sequence ATGAAAATATTGGTTTTTGATAATTACGATTCATTTACCTACAATTTGGTACAATTAATCGAGCGAATTATTGGGGAAAAAGTAGATGTTTTTCGCAATGATAAAATCAGTTTGGATGAGGTAGAGAAATATGACAAAATCGTATTGTCTCCTGGTCCTGGCATTCCAGAAGAAGCGGGTTTACTTTTGCCTTTGATCAAAAGATTTGCACCTACAAAATCAATTTTGGGTGTCTGTTTGGGCGAACAAGCAATTGGTGAAGCTTTTGGGGCGAAATTGACTAATTTATCCGAAGTATTTCACGGTATTGCAACCGATATCCAGAAAACAGAAGTAAAAGCGCCATTATTTGAAGGTTTACCAGATACATTTGAGGTGGGACGATATCATAGTTGGGTCGTAGATAACGAAAATTTTCCTGAAAGTTTGGAAGTGACAACAAGAGATGCAGAAGGATTTATTATGGGATTGCAACATAAAACCTATGATGTTCAAGGTGTACAATTTCATCCGGAAAGTATCTTGACGCCAGTTGGAGAAAAAATACTTAGAAATTGGCTTGATAAGTAA
- the mgtE gene encoding magnesium transporter, with protein MSFEFEPLSIDDEFERLLEIGDKILITEFLNDQNISDVVELVDNFPEYETQIVSTMSTHRASSVFKMLDFSVQKRIINSLSPIKTAELLNELSPDDRTQFLESLPNEQLRDLLKLLDPKEVKITVSLLGYPEDSVGRLMTTDYVYVYEDNTVLDAFHTIRKFGKNSETVDVIYVISFDGKLIDDLRIRDLILASPETPISEIIDGRFISLKATDDQEYASQVFKKNNRVALPVTGDNDKLLGIVTIDDILWVTNEEFSEDMQKMGGTEALDEPYLDTPFFKLMKKRAGWLIILFLSELLTATAMAYFNDEIAKATILAMFIPLIMSSGGNSGSQASTLIIQAMAVDEVSLSDWWRVMRREFFSGLTLGGILGIIGFIRIFLWHQLMVHGVFEDIYGPHWLLVGATVGVSLLGIVMWGTLSGSMLPMVLKKLGADPAVSSAPFVATLVDVTGIVIYFSVAYMFLRGILL; from the coding sequence ATGAGTTTCGAATTTGAACCATTATCTATCGACGATGAATTTGAAAGATTGTTAGAAATCGGAGATAAAATACTTATCACAGAGTTTCTAAATGATCAGAATATTAGTGATGTAGTAGAATTGGTAGATAATTTTCCGGAGTATGAGACTCAAATTGTCTCCACCATGTCTACGCATCGAGCGTCTAGTGTTTTTAAAATGCTAGATTTTTCTGTGCAAAAAAGAATCATTAATAGCCTTTCTCCCATAAAAACGGCGGAACTTTTAAATGAATTATCTCCAGATGATCGTACACAATTTTTGGAATCCCTTCCAAATGAACAGCTGAGAGATCTATTAAAATTATTAGATCCAAAGGAGGTTAAGATCACTGTAAGTCTTTTGGGATATCCTGAAGATAGTGTTGGACGTCTGATGACAACAGATTACGTCTATGTTTATGAAGATAATACGGTTTTGGATGCCTTTCACACGATCCGAAAATTTGGGAAGAATTCTGAAACAGTAGATGTTATTTATGTGATTAGTTTTGATGGAAAGCTAATTGATGACTTGCGTATTCGTGATTTGATTCTTGCTTCCCCAGAAACTCCTATAAGTGAAATTATTGATGGAAGATTTATCTCCTTAAAAGCTACGGATGATCAAGAGTATGCCAGTCAAGTATTCAAAAAAAATAATCGCGTCGCTCTTCCAGTTACCGGAGATAATGACAAATTGTTGGGCATTGTGACGATTGATGATATCCTTTGGGTAACCAATGAAGAATTTAGTGAGGATATGCAAAAAATGGGTGGTACCGAGGCATTGGACGAGCCTTATTTAGATACTCCATTTTTCAAATTAATGAAAAAAAGAGCGGGTTGGTTGATTATCCTCTTTTTGAGTGAATTATTAACGGCAACTGCTATGGCTTATTTCAATGATGAAATAGCCAAAGCAACTATCTTAGCGATGTTTATTCCATTAATTATGTCGAGTGGTGGCAATAGTGGTTCGCAAGCCTCTACACTTATTATTCAAGCGATGGCGGTAGATGAAGTTTCTTTGAGTGATTGGTGGCGCGTTATGCGACGAGAATTTTTCAGTGGGTTGACCTTAGGCGGTATTTTGGGTATCATTGGATTTATCCGAATATTTCTATGGCATCAACTGATGGTTCATGGCGTATTTGAAGATATTTACGGGCCACATTGGTTATTGGTCGGAGCTACGGTAGGTGTTTCTCTTTTGGGAATTGTAATGTGGGGTACACTTTCTGGCTCCATGTTACCAATGGTGTTGAAAAAATTGGGTGCCGATCCTGCGGTTTCTTCAGCTCCATTTGTTGCGACATTGGTGGATGTAACAGGTATCGTTATTTATTTTTCTGTAGCATATATGTTCTTGAGAGGAATTTTATTGTAA
- a CDS encoding four helix bundle protein: MNAKENLLKEKSFQFAIRIVKLYQHLNTSFHEFILSKQLLRSGTAVGALIREAQNAESKADFIHKLGIAQKECDETLYWLELLKEIAFLTEKEFESIAINATELLKMSRSAIITTKNNS; the protein is encoded by the coding sequence ATGAATGCGAAAGAAAATCTTCTAAAGGAGAAAAGTTTTCAATTTGCCATTAGAATAGTCAAATTGTATCAGCATTTGAATACATCATTTCATGAATTTATCTTAAGCAAACAATTGTTACGAAGTGGTACTGCTGTTGGTGCTTTAATTAGAGAAGCACAGAATGCAGAAAGTAAAGCAGATTTTATACATAAATTAGGAATTGCTCAGAAGGAATGTGATGAAACGCTTTATTGGTTGGAACTTTTAAAAGAAATTGCGTTTCTTACAGAAAAGGAATTTGAAAGTATTGCTATAAATGCAACAGAATTGTTGAAAATGTCACGAAGTGCAATTATTACGACAAAAAATAACTCATAA
- the ybaK gene encoding Cys-tRNA(Pro) deacylase, whose translation MAKKINKTNAMRILDSLHIAYDEIAYSIEDGHIDGHSVYKKVGMEPDGFFKTLVTRGKDNAICVFVIPVLKELDLKKAAKAAGEKNVAMIAVKELLSITGYIRGGCSPIGMKKKFTTFFDQSIAHLDKIFVSGGKQGLLIGTTPVDILQATEGNVADLTV comes from the coding sequence ATGGCAAAAAAAATAAACAAGACAAATGCGATGCGCATTTTGGATAGTTTACACATTGCTTACGATGAAATTGCCTATTCCATTGAGGATGGACATATTGATGGACATTCCGTATACAAAAAAGTAGGGATGGAACCTGATGGATTTTTTAAAACCTTGGTAACTAGAGGGAAAGACAATGCGATCTGTGTTTTTGTAATTCCAGTTTTGAAAGAATTGGATTTGAAAAAAGCCGCAAAAGCTGCTGGAGAAAAGAACGTTGCTATGATTGCTGTCAAAGAATTATTGAGTATTACGGGATATATTCGAGGTGGTTGTTCGCCCATTGGAATGAAGAAAAAATTTACTACTTTTTTCGATCAAAGTATAGCGCATTTGGATAAAATTTTTGTTAGTGGAGGCAAACAAGGTTTGCTAATTGGTACGACTCCTGTGGATATATTACAAGCAACCGAAGGAAATGTGGCGGATTTAACGGTGTAA
- the hisB gene encoding bifunctional histidinol-phosphatase/imidazoleglycerol-phosphate dehydratase HisB: protein MAKKVLFIDRDGTIINEVPPTYQIDSFEKLSFYPKVLQYLALITQDLDYELVMISNQDGLGTDSFPEDTFWPVQHFIERTLEGEGIHFSASFFDKTFAKDNAPTRKPQTGMLVDYINNPEYDLANSYVIGDRITDVQLAKNLGAKAIWLNNDPELGAEEIANADELSNTIALQSSDWKEIFSYLKFGLRQCSVDRDTNETKIHIELNIDGTGKSDIETGIGFFDHMLDQIARHGKMDLKIKTKGDLHVDEHHTIEDTGIALGEAFAALLKDKRGIERYGFALPMDDAEAKVLIDFGGRSWIIWNAEFHREKVGEMPTEMFFHFFKSFSDAAHCNLNIECKGDNEHHKIEAIFKAFAKAIRMAVKRDLLSNYLPSTKGVL from the coding sequence ATGGCAAAAAAAGTTTTATTTATTGATAGAGATGGTACGATTATCAACGAAGTACCGCCAACTTATCAGATTGACAGTTTTGAGAAATTAAGTTTTTATCCCAAAGTTTTGCAATATCTAGCGTTGATAACGCAAGATTTAGATTACGAATTGGTGATGATAAGCAACCAAGATGGTTTGGGTACAGATAGTTTTCCCGAAGATACATTTTGGCCAGTGCAACATTTCATTGAAAGGACATTAGAAGGTGAAGGCATACATTTTAGTGCCTCTTTTTTCGATAAAACATTTGCCAAAGACAATGCGCCAACACGCAAACCACAAACTGGAATGTTAGTCGATTATATCAATAATCCGGAATATGATTTGGCAAATTCTTATGTTATCGGCGATCGCATTACCGATGTGCAATTGGCAAAAAACTTAGGAGCAAAAGCAATCTGGTTAAATAATGATCCAGAATTAGGTGCGGAAGAAATTGCAAATGCAGATGAATTAAGCAATACAATTGCCTTACAATCAAGTGATTGGAAGGAAATTTTTTCTTATTTGAAATTTGGTTTACGTCAATGCAGTGTTGATCGGGATACCAATGAAACAAAAATTCATATCGAACTAAATATCGATGGTACAGGAAAATCTGATATCGAAACGGGCATTGGATTTTTTGATCACATGCTCGATCAAATTGCACGTCACGGCAAAATGGATTTAAAAATCAAAACCAAAGGCGATCTGCATGTTGACGAGCACCATACAATTGAAGATACCGGAATTGCTTTGGGTGAAGCTTTTGCGGCTTTATTAAAAGATAAAAGAGGGATCGAAAGATACGGATTTGCACTTCCTATGGATGACGCGGAGGCAAAAGTGTTAATCGATTTTGGTGGTCGCAGCTGGATTATTTGGAATGCAGAATTTCATCGTGAAAAAGTAGGAGAGATGCCGACGGAAATGTTTTTCCATTTCTTCAAATCCTTTAGCGATGCAGCACATTGTAATTTGAATATTGAATGCAAAGGAGATAACGAACATCACAAAATAGAAGCAATTTTCAAAGCATTTGCCAAAGCGATTCGAATGGCAGTGAAACGAGATTTGTTGAGCAATTATTTACCTAGTACGAAAGGAGTGTTGTAG
- the porT gene encoding type IX secretion/gliding motility protein PorT/SprT, with protein MKSICALIILISISSGIKIYAQDGYFEKNDHDELPYYFGISFGYNSSFLKTTKSGLFNEQSNFKRAESGSSGGIELGLMGTLKLARHWELRTVPKLIIGGSKYLNYYYADGAIPTDKSNLLVSSSGDYYEQMKLPQTLISIPLHVKFTSDRINNYRAYLFGGPKVDFNLSSNSQEYTAERDLGNATAPLMRKVSFGGEMGAGVHIYLPFAVISPEFRFSSSFMNDHRRDFSNPYSGDTFNKLQQRMLSFSINIEQ; from the coding sequence ATGAAAAGCATTTGCGCTTTAATTATACTTATATCCATTTCAAGTGGAATTAAAATATACGCTCAAGATGGATATTTTGAAAAAAATGATCATGATGAACTCCCTTATTATTTTGGTATTTCATTTGGATATAATTCTTCCTTCTTAAAAACTACAAAATCTGGTCTTTTTAATGAGCAAAGCAACTTCAAAAGAGCTGAATCTGGATCTAGTGGCGGAATTGAATTAGGCTTAATGGGAACATTAAAATTAGCTAGACATTGGGAATTAAGAACTGTACCAAAATTAATTATAGGTGGGTCTAAATATTTGAATTATTATTATGCTGATGGTGCCATACCTACGGATAAAAGCAATTTACTTGTATCAAGCTCTGGAGATTATTACGAGCAAATGAAATTACCTCAAACACTAATCAGTATTCCTTTGCACGTAAAATTCACATCTGACAGAATAAATAATTACCGTGCATATTTATTTGGCGGCCCAAAAGTTGATTTTAACTTATCAAGTAATTCTCAAGAATATACAGCAGAAAGGGATTTGGGCAATGCGACAGCTCCTTTAATGAGAAAAGTATCTTTTGGTGGAGAAATGGGAGCAGGTGTACACATTTACTTACCGTTTGCTGTTATTTCACCTGAATTTAGATTTAGTAGCTCATTCATGAATGATCATAGAAGAGATTTTTCAAATCCTTATTCGGGGGATACATTTAATAAGTTACAACAAAGGATGTTGAGTTTTTCTATCAATATCGAACAATAA
- the trpD gene encoding anthranilate phosphoribosyltransferase, with amino-acid sequence MKQLLQSLFKYKTLSREEAKAILIEISQGKYSDFEISSFITVFAMRSITIAELQGFVDALLELSVPVDLGTHEVLDIVGTGGDGKNTFNISTLACFIVAGAGQKVVKQGNYGASSVSGSSNVIENMGYKFKNDSELLKKELAEANICFLHAPLFHPALKAVGAIRKSLGFRTFFNLLGPLVNPARPKFQLLGVYNLEAERLYNYFLQESGRQFAVVHSLDGYDEVSLTGDSKVITNAGERIFTPEALGKRQVFPEDIYGGDTPEAAAEIFKTIISGKGSWSQNAVVLANAALGLHCTGKYATYEDAYQAAVVSLESGKALNALNTLIALQ; translated from the coding sequence ATGAAACAATTATTACAGTCTTTATTCAAATATAAAACTCTCTCTCGCGAAGAAGCAAAAGCTATTTTAATCGAAATTTCTCAAGGGAAATATTCGGATTTTGAGATTAGCTCTTTCATAACGGTATTTGCGATGCGCTCCATTACGATTGCGGAGTTGCAAGGTTTTGTCGATGCATTATTGGAATTATCTGTTCCAGTTGATCTGGGTACACATGAGGTTTTGGATATTGTCGGAACGGGTGGAGATGGGAAAAATACCTTCAATATTTCCACTTTGGCGTGTTTTATTGTTGCCGGTGCAGGACAAAAAGTGGTTAAACAAGGAAATTATGGAGCTTCTTCTGTGAGTGGTTCGTCTAATGTCATTGAAAATATGGGATACAAATTCAAAAATGACAGCGAATTATTAAAAAAGGAATTAGCAGAAGCGAATATTTGTTTTTTACATGCGCCCTTATTTCATCCTGCGTTGAAAGCTGTAGGAGCGATACGTAAGAGCTTAGGATTTCGTACATTTTTCAATTTGTTGGGTCCTTTGGTCAATCCTGCTCGTCCAAAATTTCAATTGTTAGGCGTATATAATTTGGAAGCGGAGCGTTTGTATAATTACTTTTTACAAGAAAGTGGACGTCAATTTGCAGTTGTGCATAGTTTGGATGGTTATGATGAAGTTTCTCTTACAGGAGATTCAAAGGTAATTACCAATGCTGGAGAACGCATATTTACACCAGAAGCTTTGGGTAAAAGACAAGTTTTTCCTGAGGATATTTATGGCGGTGATACACCAGAAGCGGCTGCCGAAATTTTCAAAACGATTATTTCGGGTAAAGGATCTTGGTCGCAAAATGCGGTGGTTTTGGCAAATGCTGCTCTTGGTTTGCATTGCACGGGAAAATATGCAACGTATGAAGATGCGTATCAAGCTGCTGTTGTAAGTTTGGAAAGTGGCAAAGCTTTGAATGCATTAAATACTTTAATTGCATTACAATAA